A region from the Bombyx mori chromosome 15, ASM3026992v2 genome encodes:
- the LOC101742248 gene encoding uncharacterized protein LOC101742248 isoform X5, giving the protein MALVMLPCDLPWWTSVQRHLKHLLVASSPTKLTASMLKIHDMCNIGIDPDDDIKDPDLMKGLEQFLEEEMNEEERSHFLDNTVRIMVNRALHLKRWRPPKGLMFSLQQQSDVTELDYNFVSSLIAHALFSTFPKRTLKTHPTLQDFNFTHFFKNLHRKSQRNKLKSLLHYFEWLDKHNNEGSIKISRQVMTSKQWLTIEDWLECTLPLCKLLVRHEGRPERCENEDAIRVCFATSRIGGNILIDGESQESLSMFMMPELLSTMLSVESLEDNEVIKVEGARMFSRIYDRKQKATLELLEEPKKVTVCLMDAEDYSSLPLGQWEEDNVLRELNKSLLAFQQTPMKSKDTIRHERRLSPIGESFSHTPPEVEATVVIKQASSCSTINTNSRSPSPQNYCAATLNLNDPSVELSKRKCWLSPDGGMLNNRRGRFIVLGSSGECLPVTRSTGNDQDTQEDSLYSSCNSSEDEYHSANDSFDYGSEDEGRGESAHPNSFQYNKELSTEEKRISFADKLKEALRREAEDSCTSSNTGDWSTDSSSYAVGISISGAGINDNEIRIKRGGSGGFVLTDKETTVNGDLSPRRRPLGRKDTGNSSKYSFSTEYTSELEEVYEQFNQWLNDPIMDAGSGEHKARELDSRDLAVIRFAGSLLKRTLSESMASGAGGVGTEGAAEAAELYGRDVRDKTPRRLALAARSLSLELARHRHRLAAQLLSQLAHKIVSGSSSRPVATGNWGCGHRQRGHPQLKLLLQWLAASVAGLPALIYYTFGNEKLYKLDTVVRVLVDRKWTVGQLTRAVLKFARLIIHEPHVIPDKHSLFDELIGIEKIPDDT; this is encoded by the exons ATGGCGCTTGTAATGCTGCCTTGCGACCTACCCTGGTGGACGTCTGTTCAACGACATCTCAAACATCTTCTGGTAGCTTCTTCGCCAACTAAGCTAACAGCAAGCATGTTGAAAATACACGACATGTGCAA TATCGGGATAGATCCGGACGATGATATCAAGGATCCAGATCTAATGAAAGGCTTAGAGCAATTCCTCGAAGAGGAGATGAACGAAGAAGAACGGTCGCATTTCTTAGACAATACTGTTAGGATTATGGTGAATAGGGCACTGCACCTTAAAAGATGGCGCCCGCCAAAGGGACTGATGTTTAGCTTACAACAACAAA GTGACGTTACAGAACTAGATTATAACTTTGTATCGTCGCTAATCGCTCATGCCTTATTCTCCACGTTTCCGAAGAGAACGCTCAAGACTCATCCCACATTACAAGACTTtaattttacacatttttttaagaatttacaCAG AAAATCGCAACGGAACaagttaaaaagtttattacATTACTTCGAGTGGTTGGACAAACACAATAATGAAGGGTCCATAAAAATTAGTCGGCAG GTAATGACATCGAAACAATGGTTGACCATAGAAGACTGGTTAGAATGCACGTTGCCGCTGTGCAAGCTGCTGGTTAGGCACGAGGGACGACCAGAAAGATGTGAGAACGAAGACGCCATTAGAGTGTGCTTCGCTACAAGCAGGATCGGGGGCAACATACTAATCGACGGAGAATCTCAG GAATCACTGTCGATGTTCATGATGCCAGAGCTATTGTCCACTATGCTATCAGTAGAATCTCTCGAAGATAATGAAGTTATTAAAGTGGAGGGAGCGAGAATGTTCAGCAGGATATacgatagaaaacaaaaggctACGCTAGAACTACTCGAAGAACCTAAAAAA GTAACGGTGTGTCTGATGGATGCAGAAGACTACAGCAGTCTCCCGTTAGGTCAGTGGGAAGAGGACAATGTACTACGTGAACTAAACAAGAGTCTGCTTGCGTTCCAGCAAACACCGATGAAAAGTAAAGATACCATTCGTCACGAGAGACGCTTGTCGCCTATAG GCGAATCCTTTAGCCACACGCCGCCAGAAGTGGAAGCCACGGTGGTCATCAAACAGGCTTCGTCCTGCAGCACCATCAACACCAACAGCAGGAGCCCGTCGCCGCAGAACTACTGCGCAGCGACCCTCAACCTCAACGACCCCA GTGTGGAACTGTCTAAGCGTAAGTGCTGGCTCTCCCCGGACGGTGGGATGTTGAACAATCGCCGTGGACGATTCATAGTGCTCGGCTCGTCTGGGGAATGTTTGCCAGTGACCAGAAGCACGGGCAACGACCAAGACACGCAGGAGGACAGCTTGTATTCGAGCTGCAACTCCAGCGAAGACGAGTATCACAGTGCCAATGATAGTTTTGATTACG gTAGTGAAGACGAAGGCAGAGGAGAGAGCGCCCACCCAAATTCATTCCAGTATAACAAAGAATTATCAACCGAAGAGAAGAGGATTTCGTTTGCGGATAAACTCAAGGAGGCTTTGCGGAGAGAAGCTGAGGACTCTTGTACTAGTAGCAACACCGGGGACTGGTCCACGGACAGCTCTAGCTATGCTGTCGGCATTAGCATCTCGGGAGCTGGAATTAATGATAACGAAATAAG AATAAAGCGCGGCGGCTCAGGGGGCTTCGTGCTGACGGACAAGGAAACGACAGTCAACGGCGACTTGTCTCCGAGACGAAGACCTCTCGGGAGGAAGGACACGGGAAACAGTTCTAAGTACAGTTTCAGCACCGAATACAC ATCAGAATTGGAGGAGGTTTACGAGCAGTTCAACCAATGGCTGAACGATCCCATAATGGACGCGGGCTCTGGAGAACACAAAGCACGAGAATTGGACTCTCGCGACTTGGCTGTCATAAG ATTCGCTGGCTCTCTCTTGAAGCGTACTCTAAGTGAGTCGATGGCGAGCGGTGCAGGCGGCGTCGGGACGGAAGGTGCAGCGGAGGCTGCGGAGCTTTacggacgtgacgtcagagACAAGACTCCCCGGCGGCTTGCCCTAGCCGCCAGGTCACTCTCACTCGAACTGGCTCGACACAGACACAGACTCGCTGCTCAGCTG TTAAGCCAATTGGCCCACAAGATCGTGTCGGGAAGTTCGTCTCGGCCCGTGGCGACCGGCAACTGGGGCTGCGGTCACCGGCAGCGCGGACACCCACAGCTCAAGCTGTTGCTGCAGTGGCTCGCCGCCAGCGTCGCCGGTCTCCCCGCTCTCATATACTACACCTTCGGAAACGAGAAACTCTATAAG CTGGATACCGTAGTTAGAGTTCTGGTGGACAGAAAGTGGACAGTCGGCCAGTTGACTCGAGCCGTGCTCAAGTTCGCGCGTCTGATCATACACGAGCCTCACGTCATTCCCGACAAGCACTCACTCTTCGACGAACTCATCGGAATCGAGAAGATACCGGACGACACGTAG
- the LOC101742248 gene encoding uncharacterized protein LOC101742248 isoform X2, whose protein sequence is MALVMLPCDLPWWTSVQRHLKHLLVASSPTKLTASMLKIHDMCNIGIDPDDDIKDPDLMKGLEQFLEEEMNEEERSHFLDNTVRIMVNRALHLKRWRPPKGLMFSLQQQSDVTELDYNFVSSLIAHALFSTFPKRTLKTHPTLQDFNFTHFFKNLHRKSQRNKLKSLLHYFEWLDKHNNEGSIKISRQVMTSKQWLTIEDWLECTLPLCKLLVRHEGRPERCENEDAIRVCFATSRIGGNILIDGESQESLSMFMMPELLSTMLSVESLEDNEVIKVEGARMFSRIYDRKQKATLELLEEPKKVTVCLMDAEDYSSLPLGQWEEDNVLRELNKSLLAFQQTPMKSKDTIRHERRLSPIGESFSHTPPEVEATVVIKQASSCSTINTNSRSPSPQNYCAATLNLNDPSVELSKRKCWLSPDGGMLNNRRGRFIVLGSSGECLPVTRSTGNDQDTQEDSLYSSCNSSEDEYHSANDSFDYGSEDEGRGESAHPNSFQYNKELSTEEKRISFADKLKEALRREAEDSCTSSNTGDWSTDSSSYAVGISISGAGINDNEIRIKRGGSGGFVLTDKETTVNGDLSPRRRPLGRKDTGNSSKYSFSTEYTSELEEVYEQFNQWLNDPIMDAGSGEHKARELDSRDLAVIRFAGSLLKRTLSESMASGAGGVGTEGAAEAAELYGRDVRDKTPRRLALAARSLSLELARHRHRLAAQLKRKVKESIPEEIIESTRRLSEENCKDSDGSGSASTETSSTQISNPNVRRKKLNWVINMIVDTIEETVECEPVTVKLKKPKIVSGSSSRPVATGNWGCGHRQRGHPQLKLLLQWLAASVAGLPALIYYTFGNEKLYKLDTVVRVLVDRKWTVGQLTRAVLKFARLIIHEPHVIPDKHSLFDELIGIEKIPDDT, encoded by the exons ATGGCGCTTGTAATGCTGCCTTGCGACCTACCCTGGTGGACGTCTGTTCAACGACATCTCAAACATCTTCTGGTAGCTTCTTCGCCAACTAAGCTAACAGCAAGCATGTTGAAAATACACGACATGTGCAA TATCGGGATAGATCCGGACGATGATATCAAGGATCCAGATCTAATGAAAGGCTTAGAGCAATTCCTCGAAGAGGAGATGAACGAAGAAGAACGGTCGCATTTCTTAGACAATACTGTTAGGATTATGGTGAATAGGGCACTGCACCTTAAAAGATGGCGCCCGCCAAAGGGACTGATGTTTAGCTTACAACAACAAA GTGACGTTACAGAACTAGATTATAACTTTGTATCGTCGCTAATCGCTCATGCCTTATTCTCCACGTTTCCGAAGAGAACGCTCAAGACTCATCCCACATTACAAGACTTtaattttacacatttttttaagaatttacaCAG AAAATCGCAACGGAACaagttaaaaagtttattacATTACTTCGAGTGGTTGGACAAACACAATAATGAAGGGTCCATAAAAATTAGTCGGCAG GTAATGACATCGAAACAATGGTTGACCATAGAAGACTGGTTAGAATGCACGTTGCCGCTGTGCAAGCTGCTGGTTAGGCACGAGGGACGACCAGAAAGATGTGAGAACGAAGACGCCATTAGAGTGTGCTTCGCTACAAGCAGGATCGGGGGCAACATACTAATCGACGGAGAATCTCAG GAATCACTGTCGATGTTCATGATGCCAGAGCTATTGTCCACTATGCTATCAGTAGAATCTCTCGAAGATAATGAAGTTATTAAAGTGGAGGGAGCGAGAATGTTCAGCAGGATATacgatagaaaacaaaaggctACGCTAGAACTACTCGAAGAACCTAAAAAA GTAACGGTGTGTCTGATGGATGCAGAAGACTACAGCAGTCTCCCGTTAGGTCAGTGGGAAGAGGACAATGTACTACGTGAACTAAACAAGAGTCTGCTTGCGTTCCAGCAAACACCGATGAAAAGTAAAGATACCATTCGTCACGAGAGACGCTTGTCGCCTATAG GCGAATCCTTTAGCCACACGCCGCCAGAAGTGGAAGCCACGGTGGTCATCAAACAGGCTTCGTCCTGCAGCACCATCAACACCAACAGCAGGAGCCCGTCGCCGCAGAACTACTGCGCAGCGACCCTCAACCTCAACGACCCCA GTGTGGAACTGTCTAAGCGTAAGTGCTGGCTCTCCCCGGACGGTGGGATGTTGAACAATCGCCGTGGACGATTCATAGTGCTCGGCTCGTCTGGGGAATGTTTGCCAGTGACCAGAAGCACGGGCAACGACCAAGACACGCAGGAGGACAGCTTGTATTCGAGCTGCAACTCCAGCGAAGACGAGTATCACAGTGCCAATGATAGTTTTGATTACG gTAGTGAAGACGAAGGCAGAGGAGAGAGCGCCCACCCAAATTCATTCCAGTATAACAAAGAATTATCAACCGAAGAGAAGAGGATTTCGTTTGCGGATAAACTCAAGGAGGCTTTGCGGAGAGAAGCTGAGGACTCTTGTACTAGTAGCAACACCGGGGACTGGTCCACGGACAGCTCTAGCTATGCTGTCGGCATTAGCATCTCGGGAGCTGGAATTAATGATAACGAAATAAG AATAAAGCGCGGCGGCTCAGGGGGCTTCGTGCTGACGGACAAGGAAACGACAGTCAACGGCGACTTGTCTCCGAGACGAAGACCTCTCGGGAGGAAGGACACGGGAAACAGTTCTAAGTACAGTTTCAGCACCGAATACAC ATCAGAATTGGAGGAGGTTTACGAGCAGTTCAACCAATGGCTGAACGATCCCATAATGGACGCGGGCTCTGGAGAACACAAAGCACGAGAATTGGACTCTCGCGACTTGGCTGTCATAAG ATTCGCTGGCTCTCTCTTGAAGCGTACTCTAAGTGAGTCGATGGCGAGCGGTGCAGGCGGCGTCGGGACGGAAGGTGCAGCGGAGGCTGCGGAGCTTTacggacgtgacgtcagagACAAGACTCCCCGGCGGCTTGCCCTAGCCGCCAGGTCACTCTCACTCGAACTGGCTCGACACAGACACAGACTCGCTGCTCAGCTG AAACGTAAAGTAAAAGAATCTATACCCGAGGAGATAATTGAGAGCACGAGACGTTTATCCGAAGAGAATTGTAAGGACTCTGACGGATCTGGGTCCGCTAGCACAGAGACTAGCTCCACGCAGATATCCAATCCCAACGTTAGAAGGAAAAAGTTAAACTGGGTCATAAATATGATCGTAGACACTATAGAAGAGACTGTAGAATGTGAACCGGTCACAGTAAAGCTTAAGAAACCAAAG ATCGTGTCGGGAAGTTCGTCTCGGCCCGTGGCGACCGGCAACTGGGGCTGCGGTCACCGGCAGCGCGGACACCCACAGCTCAAGCTGTTGCTGCAGTGGCTCGCCGCCAGCGTCGCCGGTCTCCCCGCTCTCATATACTACACCTTCGGAAACGAGAAACTCTATAAG CTGGATACCGTAGTTAGAGTTCTGGTGGACAGAAAGTGGACAGTCGGCCAGTTGACTCGAGCCGTGCTCAAGTTCGCGCGTCTGATCATACACGAGCCTCACGTCATTCCCGACAAGCACTCACTCTTCGACGAACTCATCGGAATCGAGAAGATACCGGACGACACGTAG
- the LOC101742248 gene encoding uncharacterized protein LOC101742248 isoform X3, protein MKGLEQFLEEEMNEEERSHFLDNTVRIMVNRALHLKRWRPPKGLMFSLQQQSDVTELDYNFVSSLIAHALFSTFPKRTLKTHPTLQDFNFTHFFKNLHRKSQRNKLKSLLHYFEWLDKHNNEGSIKISRQVMTSKQWLTIEDWLECTLPLCKLLVRHEGRPERCENEDAIRVCFATSRIGGNILIDGESQESLSMFMMPELLSTMLSVESLEDNEVIKVEGARMFSRIYDRKQKATLELLEEPKKVTVCLMDAEDYSSLPLGQWEEDNVLRELNKSLLAFQQTPMKSKDTIRHERRLSPIGESFSHTPPEVEATVVIKQASSCSTINTNSRSPSPQNYCAATLNLNDPSVELSKRKCWLSPDGGMLNNRRGRFIVLGSSGECLPVTRSTGNDQDTQEDSLYSSCNSSEDEYHSANDSFDYGSEDEGRGESAHPNSFQYNKELSTEEKRISFADKLKEALRREAEDSCTSSNTGDWSTDSSSYAVGISISGAGINDNEIRIKRGGSGGFVLTDKETTVNGDLSPRRRPLGRKDTGNSSKYSFSTEYTSELEEVYEQFNQWLNDPIMDAGSGEHKARELDSRDLAVIRFAGSLLKRTLSESMASGAGGVGTEGAAEAAELYGRDVRDKTPRRLALAARSLSLELARHRHRLAAQLKRKVKESIPEEIIESTRRLSEENCKDSDGSGSASTETSSTQISNPNVRRKKLNWVINMIVDTIEETVECEPVTVKLKKPKLSQLAHKIVSGSSSRPVATGNWGCGHRQRGHPQLKLLLQWLAASVAGLPALIYYTFGNEKLYKLDTVVRVLVDRKWTVGQLTRAVLKFARLIIHEPHVIPDKHSLFDELIGIEKIPDDT, encoded by the exons ATGAAAGGCTTAGAGCAATTCCTCGAAGAGGAGATGAACGAAGAAGAACGGTCGCATTTCTTAGACAATACTGTTAGGATTATGGTGAATAGGGCACTGCACCTTAAAAGATGGCGCCCGCCAAAGGGACTGATGTTTAGCTTACAACAACAAA GTGACGTTACAGAACTAGATTATAACTTTGTATCGTCGCTAATCGCTCATGCCTTATTCTCCACGTTTCCGAAGAGAACGCTCAAGACTCATCCCACATTACAAGACTTtaattttacacatttttttaagaatttacaCAG AAAATCGCAACGGAACaagttaaaaagtttattacATTACTTCGAGTGGTTGGACAAACACAATAATGAAGGGTCCATAAAAATTAGTCGGCAG GTAATGACATCGAAACAATGGTTGACCATAGAAGACTGGTTAGAATGCACGTTGCCGCTGTGCAAGCTGCTGGTTAGGCACGAGGGACGACCAGAAAGATGTGAGAACGAAGACGCCATTAGAGTGTGCTTCGCTACAAGCAGGATCGGGGGCAACATACTAATCGACGGAGAATCTCAG GAATCACTGTCGATGTTCATGATGCCAGAGCTATTGTCCACTATGCTATCAGTAGAATCTCTCGAAGATAATGAAGTTATTAAAGTGGAGGGAGCGAGAATGTTCAGCAGGATATacgatagaaaacaaaaggctACGCTAGAACTACTCGAAGAACCTAAAAAA GTAACGGTGTGTCTGATGGATGCAGAAGACTACAGCAGTCTCCCGTTAGGTCAGTGGGAAGAGGACAATGTACTACGTGAACTAAACAAGAGTCTGCTTGCGTTCCAGCAAACACCGATGAAAAGTAAAGATACCATTCGTCACGAGAGACGCTTGTCGCCTATAG GCGAATCCTTTAGCCACACGCCGCCAGAAGTGGAAGCCACGGTGGTCATCAAACAGGCTTCGTCCTGCAGCACCATCAACACCAACAGCAGGAGCCCGTCGCCGCAGAACTACTGCGCAGCGACCCTCAACCTCAACGACCCCA GTGTGGAACTGTCTAAGCGTAAGTGCTGGCTCTCCCCGGACGGTGGGATGTTGAACAATCGCCGTGGACGATTCATAGTGCTCGGCTCGTCTGGGGAATGTTTGCCAGTGACCAGAAGCACGGGCAACGACCAAGACACGCAGGAGGACAGCTTGTATTCGAGCTGCAACTCCAGCGAAGACGAGTATCACAGTGCCAATGATAGTTTTGATTACG gTAGTGAAGACGAAGGCAGAGGAGAGAGCGCCCACCCAAATTCATTCCAGTATAACAAAGAATTATCAACCGAAGAGAAGAGGATTTCGTTTGCGGATAAACTCAAGGAGGCTTTGCGGAGAGAAGCTGAGGACTCTTGTACTAGTAGCAACACCGGGGACTGGTCCACGGACAGCTCTAGCTATGCTGTCGGCATTAGCATCTCGGGAGCTGGAATTAATGATAACGAAATAAG AATAAAGCGCGGCGGCTCAGGGGGCTTCGTGCTGACGGACAAGGAAACGACAGTCAACGGCGACTTGTCTCCGAGACGAAGACCTCTCGGGAGGAAGGACACGGGAAACAGTTCTAAGTACAGTTTCAGCACCGAATACAC ATCAGAATTGGAGGAGGTTTACGAGCAGTTCAACCAATGGCTGAACGATCCCATAATGGACGCGGGCTCTGGAGAACACAAAGCACGAGAATTGGACTCTCGCGACTTGGCTGTCATAAG ATTCGCTGGCTCTCTCTTGAAGCGTACTCTAAGTGAGTCGATGGCGAGCGGTGCAGGCGGCGTCGGGACGGAAGGTGCAGCGGAGGCTGCGGAGCTTTacggacgtgacgtcagagACAAGACTCCCCGGCGGCTTGCCCTAGCCGCCAGGTCACTCTCACTCGAACTGGCTCGACACAGACACAGACTCGCTGCTCAGCTG AAACGTAAAGTAAAAGAATCTATACCCGAGGAGATAATTGAGAGCACGAGACGTTTATCCGAAGAGAATTGTAAGGACTCTGACGGATCTGGGTCCGCTAGCACAGAGACTAGCTCCACGCAGATATCCAATCCCAACGTTAGAAGGAAAAAGTTAAACTGGGTCATAAATATGATCGTAGACACTATAGAAGAGACTGTAGAATGTGAACCGGTCACAGTAAAGCTTAAGAAACCAAAG TTAAGCCAATTGGCCCACAAGATCGTGTCGGGAAGTTCGTCTCGGCCCGTGGCGACCGGCAACTGGGGCTGCGGTCACCGGCAGCGCGGACACCCACAGCTCAAGCTGTTGCTGCAGTGGCTCGCCGCCAGCGTCGCCGGTCTCCCCGCTCTCATATACTACACCTTCGGAAACGAGAAACTCTATAAG CTGGATACCGTAGTTAGAGTTCTGGTGGACAGAAAGTGGACAGTCGGCCAGTTGACTCGAGCCGTGCTCAAGTTCGCGCGTCTGATCATACACGAGCCTCACGTCATTCCCGACAAGCACTCACTCTTCGACGAACTCATCGGAATCGAGAAGATACCGGACGACACGTAG
- the LOC101742248 gene encoding uncharacterized protein LOC101742248 isoform X1, whose product MALVMLPCDLPWWTSVQRHLKHLLVASSPTKLTASMLKIHDMCNIGIDPDDDIKDPDLMKGLEQFLEEEMNEEERSHFLDNTVRIMVNRALHLKRWRPPKGLMFSLQQQSDVTELDYNFVSSLIAHALFSTFPKRTLKTHPTLQDFNFTHFFKNLHRKSQRNKLKSLLHYFEWLDKHNNEGSIKISRQVMTSKQWLTIEDWLECTLPLCKLLVRHEGRPERCENEDAIRVCFATSRIGGNILIDGESQESLSMFMMPELLSTMLSVESLEDNEVIKVEGARMFSRIYDRKQKATLELLEEPKKVTVCLMDAEDYSSLPLGQWEEDNVLRELNKSLLAFQQTPMKSKDTIRHERRLSPIGESFSHTPPEVEATVVIKQASSCSTINTNSRSPSPQNYCAATLNLNDPSVELSKRKCWLSPDGGMLNNRRGRFIVLGSSGECLPVTRSTGNDQDTQEDSLYSSCNSSEDEYHSANDSFDYGSEDEGRGESAHPNSFQYNKELSTEEKRISFADKLKEALRREAEDSCTSSNTGDWSTDSSSYAVGISISGAGINDNEIRIKRGGSGGFVLTDKETTVNGDLSPRRRPLGRKDTGNSSKYSFSTEYTSELEEVYEQFNQWLNDPIMDAGSGEHKARELDSRDLAVIRFAGSLLKRTLSESMASGAGGVGTEGAAEAAELYGRDVRDKTPRRLALAARSLSLELARHRHRLAAQLKRKVKESIPEEIIESTRRLSEENCKDSDGSGSASTETSSTQISNPNVRRKKLNWVINMIVDTIEETVECEPVTVKLKKPKLSQLAHKIVSGSSSRPVATGNWGCGHRQRGHPQLKLLLQWLAASVAGLPALIYYTFGNEKLYKLDTVVRVLVDRKWTVGQLTRAVLKFARLIIHEPHVIPDKHSLFDELIGIEKIPDDT is encoded by the exons ATGGCGCTTGTAATGCTGCCTTGCGACCTACCCTGGTGGACGTCTGTTCAACGACATCTCAAACATCTTCTGGTAGCTTCTTCGCCAACTAAGCTAACAGCAAGCATGTTGAAAATACACGACATGTGCAA TATCGGGATAGATCCGGACGATGATATCAAGGATCCAGATCTAATGAAAGGCTTAGAGCAATTCCTCGAAGAGGAGATGAACGAAGAAGAACGGTCGCATTTCTTAGACAATACTGTTAGGATTATGGTGAATAGGGCACTGCACCTTAAAAGATGGCGCCCGCCAAAGGGACTGATGTTTAGCTTACAACAACAAA GTGACGTTACAGAACTAGATTATAACTTTGTATCGTCGCTAATCGCTCATGCCTTATTCTCCACGTTTCCGAAGAGAACGCTCAAGACTCATCCCACATTACAAGACTTtaattttacacatttttttaagaatttacaCAG AAAATCGCAACGGAACaagttaaaaagtttattacATTACTTCGAGTGGTTGGACAAACACAATAATGAAGGGTCCATAAAAATTAGTCGGCAG GTAATGACATCGAAACAATGGTTGACCATAGAAGACTGGTTAGAATGCACGTTGCCGCTGTGCAAGCTGCTGGTTAGGCACGAGGGACGACCAGAAAGATGTGAGAACGAAGACGCCATTAGAGTGTGCTTCGCTACAAGCAGGATCGGGGGCAACATACTAATCGACGGAGAATCTCAG GAATCACTGTCGATGTTCATGATGCCAGAGCTATTGTCCACTATGCTATCAGTAGAATCTCTCGAAGATAATGAAGTTATTAAAGTGGAGGGAGCGAGAATGTTCAGCAGGATATacgatagaaaacaaaaggctACGCTAGAACTACTCGAAGAACCTAAAAAA GTAACGGTGTGTCTGATGGATGCAGAAGACTACAGCAGTCTCCCGTTAGGTCAGTGGGAAGAGGACAATGTACTACGTGAACTAAACAAGAGTCTGCTTGCGTTCCAGCAAACACCGATGAAAAGTAAAGATACCATTCGTCACGAGAGACGCTTGTCGCCTATAG GCGAATCCTTTAGCCACACGCCGCCAGAAGTGGAAGCCACGGTGGTCATCAAACAGGCTTCGTCCTGCAGCACCATCAACACCAACAGCAGGAGCCCGTCGCCGCAGAACTACTGCGCAGCGACCCTCAACCTCAACGACCCCA GTGTGGAACTGTCTAAGCGTAAGTGCTGGCTCTCCCCGGACGGTGGGATGTTGAACAATCGCCGTGGACGATTCATAGTGCTCGGCTCGTCTGGGGAATGTTTGCCAGTGACCAGAAGCACGGGCAACGACCAAGACACGCAGGAGGACAGCTTGTATTCGAGCTGCAACTCCAGCGAAGACGAGTATCACAGTGCCAATGATAGTTTTGATTACG gTAGTGAAGACGAAGGCAGAGGAGAGAGCGCCCACCCAAATTCATTCCAGTATAACAAAGAATTATCAACCGAAGAGAAGAGGATTTCGTTTGCGGATAAACTCAAGGAGGCTTTGCGGAGAGAAGCTGAGGACTCTTGTACTAGTAGCAACACCGGGGACTGGTCCACGGACAGCTCTAGCTATGCTGTCGGCATTAGCATCTCGGGAGCTGGAATTAATGATAACGAAATAAG AATAAAGCGCGGCGGCTCAGGGGGCTTCGTGCTGACGGACAAGGAAACGACAGTCAACGGCGACTTGTCTCCGAGACGAAGACCTCTCGGGAGGAAGGACACGGGAAACAGTTCTAAGTACAGTTTCAGCACCGAATACAC ATCAGAATTGGAGGAGGTTTACGAGCAGTTCAACCAATGGCTGAACGATCCCATAATGGACGCGGGCTCTGGAGAACACAAAGCACGAGAATTGGACTCTCGCGACTTGGCTGTCATAAG ATTCGCTGGCTCTCTCTTGAAGCGTACTCTAAGTGAGTCGATGGCGAGCGGTGCAGGCGGCGTCGGGACGGAAGGTGCAGCGGAGGCTGCGGAGCTTTacggacgtgacgtcagagACAAGACTCCCCGGCGGCTTGCCCTAGCCGCCAGGTCACTCTCACTCGAACTGGCTCGACACAGACACAGACTCGCTGCTCAGCTG AAACGTAAAGTAAAAGAATCTATACCCGAGGAGATAATTGAGAGCACGAGACGTTTATCCGAAGAGAATTGTAAGGACTCTGACGGATCTGGGTCCGCTAGCACAGAGACTAGCTCCACGCAGATATCCAATCCCAACGTTAGAAGGAAAAAGTTAAACTGGGTCATAAATATGATCGTAGACACTATAGAAGAGACTGTAGAATGTGAACCGGTCACAGTAAAGCTTAAGAAACCAAAG TTAAGCCAATTGGCCCACAAGATCGTGTCGGGAAGTTCGTCTCGGCCCGTGGCGACCGGCAACTGGGGCTGCGGTCACCGGCAGCGCGGACACCCACAGCTCAAGCTGTTGCTGCAGTGGCTCGCCGCCAGCGTCGCCGGTCTCCCCGCTCTCATATACTACACCTTCGGAAACGAGAAACTCTATAAG CTGGATACCGTAGTTAGAGTTCTGGTGGACAGAAAGTGGACAGTCGGCCAGTTGACTCGAGCCGTGCTCAAGTTCGCGCGTCTGATCATACACGAGCCTCACGTCATTCCCGACAAGCACTCACTCTTCGACGAACTCATCGGAATCGAGAAGATACCGGACGACACGTAG